Proteins encoded within one genomic window of Clupea harengus chromosome 10, Ch_v2.0.2, whole genome shotgun sequence:
- the LOC105913174 gene encoding fetuin-B-like, which yields MMKLSVVFLMMHLCWPGSKAGKGCHDPDLLERAEVALDRINKDRKEGYILKLDRLYDFSMEPKGENYNFFMDVVETKCHVLSRKPFKSCEIYGSVGVEVYGRCTISKAPHDMTTRYHCVLLKVKPSAIVGVCPDCPTDIDLDSNDMEKVKLTLQRFNSESGSLKYFALLKVTRATMQWVVGPFYFFEYTIQETVCTKSMTDVNVDQCEMNKSESARVGFCKASHLSGPHLPLSPSIDVNCEIYEPDRLGDKPDPLLGSVEVRPSTSTLPPRLRPRSKNCPGDSTIPKEM from the exons ATGATGAAGCTGTCTGTGGTGTTCTTGATGATGCACTTGTGTTGGCCTGGCTCTAAGGCTGGGAAAGGGTGCCATGACCCTGATTTGCTGGAAAGAGCAGAAGTGGCTCTAGATAGAATCaataaagatagaaaagaaGGATATATACTAAAACTGGACCGACTTTATGACTTCAGCATGGAGCCAAAG GGAGAAAATTACAACTTCTTCATGGATGTGGTGGAGACGAAGTGCCATGTTCTGAGCAGAAAACCATTTAAGTCATGTGAGATCTATGGTTCTGTTGGTGTAGAA GTTTATGGACGCTGTACGATATCAAAGGCTCCACATGACATGACAACAAGATACCACTGTGTTCTTTTAAAAG TGAAACCATCAGCCATCGTTGGGGTGTGTCCAGATTGCCCCACAGATATAGACTTGGATTCAAACGATATGGAGAAGGTGAAACTGACTCTGCAGCGGTTCAATTCAGAAAGTGGATCGCTCAAATACTTTGCCTTGCTCAAGGTTACGAGGGCAACAATGCAG TGGGTTGTCGGCCCTTTCTATTTTTTTGAATATACAATTCAAGAGACCGTCTGCACAAAATCCATGACTGATGTCAACGTTGATCAGTGTGAAATGAACAAGTCGGAGTCTGCT AGAGTGGGATTCTGCAAGGCATCACACCTAAGTGGACCCCaccttccactctctccttcgATCGATGTAAACTGTGAAATATATGAACCTGACCGCTTG GGTGACAAACCCGATCCCTTGCTGGGTTCTGTGGAAGTTCGTCCCTCTACTTCCACTTTGCCTCCAAGACTACGACCGAGAAGCAAGAACTGTCCTGGAGATTCTACAATTCCCAAGGAGATGTAG